CTGAAGGTttccccacactcactgcattcattGGGTTTCTCACCTGTGTGCATTCTCTGATGTGTACTAAGATGTGAGCACCgaatgaaggttttcccacactcactgcattgatagggcctctcccctgtgtggattttctgatgctGAAAAAGTCCTGATCTATgagtgaagtttttcccacactcactgcattcatagggcctctcccttgtgtggattctctgatgggtAATAAGGTTTGAGCTGCgattgaaggttttcccacactccatGCATTCATacagcctctctcctgtgtggattctctgatgggtaataaggtgtgagctgcaattgaaggttttcccacactcactgcattcacaGGGCCTCtgtcctgtgtggattctctgatgggtaataaggtgtgagctgtgattgaatgtttttccacactcactgcattcatagggcctctcccctgtgtggattcgctgatgacTAACAAGGCTTGACTGTTgactgaaggttttcccacactcactgcattcatagggcctctcccctgtgtggattcgctgatgacTAACAAGGCTTGAGCGCTGACTGAAGGTctccccacactcactgcattcattgggtttctctcctgtgtggattct
The genomic region above belongs to Lepidochelys kempii isolate rLepKem1 chromosome 28, rLepKem1.hap2, whole genome shotgun sequence and contains:
- the LOC140904242 gene encoding uncharacterized protein, which encodes MCPGVMSRENPVRFSTDQRESRETSQGRKWVNVFTLRELRRTSRKQQSSRKSSWEREKNTCTECGKNLSDYSALIKHQRIHTRERPYQCRECGKNFTHRSGLFQHQRIHTGERPYECSECGKSFIRRSHLITHQRIHTGEKPNECSECGKSFIWRSHLITHQRIHTGEKPNECSECGETFSQRSSLVSHQRIHTGERPYECSECGKTFSQQSSLVSHQRIHTGERPYECSECGKTFNHSSHLITHQRIHTGQRPCECSECGKTFNCSSHLITHQRIHTGERLYECMECGKTFNRSSNLITHQRIHTRERPYECSECGKNFTHRSGLFQHQKIHTGERPYQCSECGKTFIRCSHLSTHQRMHTGEKPNECSECGETFSQRSSLVSHQRIHTGERPYECSECGKTFIRCSHLITHQKMHTGKK